A genomic region of Chryseobacterium sp. KACC 21268 contains the following coding sequences:
- a CDS encoding nitroreductase, with amino-acid sequence MENAKILKNIIEERRSIFPKDYSDKEIPQHILDEILSNAVMAPNHKRTKPWRFKTFQGEEKQKLGLELQNIYKNSTAEAQFLQKKYDDIGFKISKANVVVSIVVNFSGLVPDWEEISAVSMAVQNMYLTCTANNIGCYWSSPKIVEQLKDALTIEENQQCLGLFYMGSLE; translated from the coding sequence ATGGAAAACGCTAAAATTTTAAAAAATATCATAGAAGAGCGCAGAAGCATCTTCCCAAAAGACTACTCCGACAAAGAAATCCCTCAACATATTCTTGACGAAATACTAAGCAACGCCGTTATGGCGCCCAATCACAAGCGCACAAAACCTTGGCGTTTCAAAACTTTCCAAGGTGAGGAAAAGCAAAAATTGGGATTGGAACTTCAAAACATATATAAAAATTCCACAGCAGAAGCTCAGTTTCTTCAGAAGAAATATGATGATATTGGCTTTAAGATTTCAAAAGCGAATGTTGTGGTTTCAATCGTGGTCAATTTCAGTGGATTGGTTCCAGATTGGGAGGAGATTTCGGCCGTTTCTATGGCGGTCCAGAATATGTATTTGACTTGCACGGCAAACAATATCGGTTGTTATTGGAGTTCTCCAAAAATCGTTGAGCAACTGAAAGATGCTTTGACCATCGAAGAAAACCAGCAATGTTTGGGATTGTTCTATATGGGAAGTTTGGAATAA
- the bla gene encoding class A beta-lactamase, subclass A2 → MKKIITLFCLFLFSIQTFAQNMDELRKEINQIISAKNATVGISLKGIENQDTLSINGNMNMPMMSVFKFHIALAVLNEVDKGKLALNQKVFIKKEDLKEDTWSPIREEFPNGNMDLTIDQLLRYTVSHSDNNGCDILLELIGGTETVQKFINKIGVKDFTIKMNEDQMRTWENLYINTTTPIATTELLDKFYNGKVLKKATTKYLYQIMVECSRGTTWMKAGLPDGTELAHRTGISGTNDKNLRVAMNDIGIVKLPNGKHFFLSIYLKNITEPREDTEKIIADITKAIWNYFIKK, encoded by the coding sequence ATGAAAAAAATAATCACTCTATTTTGTCTATTTCTTTTTTCTATTCAGACATTTGCTCAAAATATGGATGAACTTCGGAAAGAAATTAATCAAATCATTTCCGCAAAAAATGCAACAGTCGGGATTTCATTAAAAGGAATTGAAAACCAAGACACTTTGAGCATCAATGGAAATATGAATATGCCGATGATGAGCGTCTTCAAATTCCACATTGCGCTGGCGGTTTTGAACGAAGTGGACAAAGGTAAACTGGCTCTGAATCAGAAAGTTTTCATTAAAAAAGAAGATTTGAAGGAAGATACTTGGAGTCCAATCCGTGAAGAATTCCCCAATGGCAATATGGATTTGACCATTGACCAATTGTTGCGCTACACGGTTTCTCACAGCGATAATAACGGTTGCGATATTCTTTTGGAATTGATTGGCGGAACGGAAACGGTTCAGAAATTCATTAATAAAATTGGTGTCAAAGATTTTACCATCAAAATGAATGAAGACCAAATGCGGACTTGGGAAAATCTCTACATCAACACCACAACACCGATTGCAACGACAGAATTATTAGACAAATTCTACAACGGAAAAGTTCTGAAAAAAGCCACCACAAAATATCTCTATCAAATAATGGTTGAATGTTCCAGAGGAACAACTTGGATGAAAGCTGGGCTTCCCGACGGAACAGAATTGGCGCACAGAACTGGAATTTCCGGAACAAATGATAAAAATTTGCGTGTCGCGATGAACGATATTGGAATAGTGAAACTTCCGAATGGTAAACATTTTTTCCTTTCCATTTATCTGAAAAACATTACCGAACCGAGAGAAGACACCGAGAAAATCATTGCAGATATTACAAAAGCCATTTGGAATTATTTTATCAAGAAATAA
- a CDS encoding alpha/beta hydrolase has protein sequence MSKYILILFCVLTTQIIKAQASTIYSKSYGNNENPAIIFIHGGPRGNSTLFEETTAQTLADKGFFVIVYDRRGEGRSVDTSATFTFQEAIKDLNGLYQKYHLKKANILAHSFGGLVGTLFSEQNPKKVESLILVGALFSQQETYDHILKSSKQIAEEKKDSLILTKIVETEILDKNSAEYRKKTYEIASHNNYFKMPNPTAESNQLRANYESSEVGKNNIRNDNAPILFYKNESRNNIDTKSILKKIKTHNVKLFAIYGKQDGIFSAKQLNNMKSIVSDKNLKLIDNCSHYPFVDQQERFINAIAGWLK, from the coding sequence ATGTCAAAATATATTTTAATATTGTTTTGTGTACTCACTACACAGATAATAAAAGCTCAAGCATCAACAATCTATTCAAAATCCTACGGGAACAACGAAAATCCCGCGATTATTTTCATCCACGGAGGACCGAGAGGAAATTCGACTCTTTTTGAAGAAACTACTGCGCAAACATTGGCCGACAAAGGATTTTTCGTCATCGTTTACGATAGACGTGGAGAAGGTCGTTCGGTTGACACTAGCGCAACTTTCACTTTTCAGGAAGCAATTAAAGATTTGAATGGGTTGTATCAAAAATATCACCTCAAAAAAGCAAATATACTTGCACACAGTTTTGGAGGGCTAGTGGGAACGCTTTTTTCTGAACAAAATCCTAAAAAAGTGGAATCTTTGATTCTGGTTGGCGCACTATTTTCGCAACAGGAAACATATGACCACATCTTAAAATCTTCAAAACAAATTGCCGAAGAAAAAAAAGATAGCCTGATACTAACTAAAATTGTTGAAACTGAGATTTTAGATAAAAATTCAGCCGAATATCGAAAGAAAACTTATGAAATTGCGAGTCACAACAATTATTTTAAAATGCCAAATCCGACTGCAGAGTCCAATCAACTAAGAGCAAATTATGAGTCAAGTGAAGTTGGTAAAAATAATATCAGAAATGATAATGCGCCGATTTTGTTTTATAAAAATGAAAGTCGAAACAACATCGACACAAAATCAATTTTAAAGAAAATAAAGACACACAATGTAAAACTATTTGCAATTTACGGAAAACAAGACGGTATTTTTTCAGCAAAACAATTGAACAATATGAAAAGTATTGTCTCGGATAAAAATTTGAAACTTATTGATAATTGTTCGCATTATCCTTTTGTAGACCAGCAAGAGAGATTCATCAACGCAATTGCAGGATGGTTAAAGTAA
- a CDS encoding DinB family protein, whose translation MISNTIDRLKYLCEIIPNLLLSIDDETFSQKTRADKWSKKEIIGHLIDSATNNHQRFVRAQFEEKPNIVYDQNNWNYYNHYQEIDKKQIIDFWTVYNKQILELVSRISQDNLQRECLLGEQSLTIEFLINDYITHLEHHLKQVVKY comes from the coding sequence ATGATATCAAATACAATTGACAGACTTAAATATCTATGTGAAATAATTCCAAATCTATTGTTGAGTATAGATGATGAAACGTTCAGTCAAAAAACGAGGGCAGATAAATGGAGCAAAAAGGAGATTATTGGACATCTTATAGATAGTGCTACCAATAATCACCAGCGGTTTGTGCGTGCTCAGTTTGAAGAAAAACCAAATATTGTGTATGACCAAAACAATTGGAATTATTATAATCATTATCAAGAAATCGACAAAAAACAAATCATTGATTTTTGGACGGTTTACAACAAGCAAATCTTGGAATTGGTCAGTAGAATTTCACAAGACAATTTGCAACGTGAATGTCTATTGGGTGAACAATCTTTGACTATCGAATTTTTAATTAATGATTATATTACTCATCTGGAACATCATCTGAAACAAGTTGTGAAGTATTAG